In Coccidioides posadasii str. Silveira chromosome 4, complete sequence, one genomic interval encodes:
- a CDS encoding uncharacterized protein (EggNog:ENOG410PYS0~COG:S): MECKHTYPRDYQRALNNMLSAERLDELLKGPMPMFLFGQLMLPQVLQFVTDAPPGYDVAANMTQASLLGYKLSVFEGANFPVVLPSGELGDSVDGLVIFSLTPEQRNWIYQFEAENSKLLTHVQVEICMDDGNLRSIDAATFVWKGPMAGIVETGSKSWKVDAFIESEWYQNIARKYDSS, from the coding sequence ATGGAGTGCAAGCATACATACCCACGAGATTATCAGCGGGCCTTGAACAACATGTTATCAGCGGAGAGACTCGATGAGCTGCTCAAAGGCCCCATGCCCATGTTCCTGTTCGGACAGCTCATGCTCCCGCAGGTCTTGCAATTTGTAACTGACGCTCCGCCCGGTTACGACGTCGCCGCCAATATGACCCAGGCGAGCTTACTCGGATACAAACTCTCGGTCTTCGAAGGAGCCAACTTCCCAGTAGTGCTGCCATCAGGGGAACTGGGTGACAGTGTTGACGGCCTTGTGATTTTCTCTTTGACCCCCGAACAGCGGAACTGGATATATCAATTCGAGGCAGAAAACTCTAAGCTGTTAACTCATGTTCAAGTTGAGATCTGCATGGACGATGGAAATTTGCGGAGTATCGATGCCGCCACGTTTGTCTGGAAGGGCCCGATGGCGGGCATAGTGGAAACGGGTTCCAAGTCGTGGAAAGTGGATGCTTTTATCGAGAGTGAATGGTATCAGAACATCGCACGAAAGTACGATTCCTCTTAA